The proteins below are encoded in one region of Paenibacillus albus:
- a CDS encoding alpha-L-fucosidase — MAMPIPSPRVAKFEKQAFGMFIHWGLYSQLGQGEWVQHLKKIPMDEYAVLKDTFTAAEFDARSMARTAKQAGMNYIVLTTRHHDGFSLYDTRGLSDYDAPHSAAKRDLIAEFIQGCREEGITPFFYHTTLDWYQPSFKDDFDSYLEYLRASVEVLCTHYGEIGGFWFDGNWSKPDADWKLDELYGTIRRLQPEAMIINNTGLDLRGEIGHPEVDSVTFEQGRPEPMKREGMSKYVSAEMCQTINGHWGIGRHDFSNKSTGELISNLAACRKVGANYLLNIGPQAGGGISKLQEATLEVIGDWIRLHGNLIYDGKPSPIKGQGNNFALETGDGNKYLFIHDLTIDGHANVTTAALGSGPRVFTNVTDPVASVRWLDNDEELSFTHDAESGLLCFNATGYPYGDNLVVRVAVVS, encoded by the coding sequence ATGGCAATGCCGATTCCATCGCCGCGAGTGGCAAAGTTCGAGAAACAAGCGTTTGGCATGTTTATTCATTGGGGGCTCTACTCCCAGCTAGGACAAGGGGAATGGGTTCAGCATCTGAAGAAGATTCCGATGGACGAGTACGCTGTATTGAAGGATACGTTCACTGCAGCCGAATTCGACGCGCGGAGCATGGCGAGAACGGCCAAGCAAGCCGGAATGAACTATATTGTATTAACAACGAGGCATCATGACGGATTCTCGCTTTACGACACGCGCGGACTATCCGATTATGATGCGCCGCACAGCGCGGCGAAGCGGGATTTAATCGCAGAGTTCATTCAGGGCTGCAGAGAAGAGGGCATTACCCCGTTCTTCTACCATACGACCTTGGATTGGTATCAGCCGAGCTTTAAAGATGATTTTGACAGCTATTTGGAGTACCTGCGTGCGTCCGTCGAGGTATTGTGTACGCATTATGGAGAAATCGGAGGCTTCTGGTTTGACGGAAATTGGAGCAAGCCGGATGCCGATTGGAAGCTCGATGAGCTGTACGGGACGATTCGCCGGCTGCAGCCGGAGGCTATGATTATCAACAATACCGGATTGGATCTTCGCGGCGAGATTGGGCATCCCGAGGTTGATAGCGTGACGTTCGAGCAAGGGCGCCCTGAGCCGATGAAAAGGGAAGGCATGAGCAAATACGTTTCAGCCGAGATGTGCCAAACGATCAACGGCCATTGGGGCATCGGGCGTCATGATTTCTCGAATAAGTCGACAGGCGAGCTTATCTCCAATCTCGCAGCCTGCCGCAAAGTTGGAGCGAATTATTTGCTTAATATTGGTCCTCAGGCTGGCGGGGGAATATCGAAGCTTCAAGAAGCAACGCTTGAGGTCATTGGGGATTGGATACGACTGCACGGCAATCTCATCTATGATGGCAAACCGAGTCCAATCAAAGGACAAGGAAATAACTTTGCGCTGGAAACGGGTGACGGCAACAAATATTTGTTTATTCATGATTTGACGATTGACGGGCATGCGAACGTAACGACTGCTGCCTTGGGAAGCGGGCCTAGAGTGTTCACGAATGTAACCGATCCGGTTGCGAGCGTACGCTGGCTCGATAACGATGAAGAGCTGTCCTTCACGCATGACGCGGAATCAGGTTTGTTGTGCTTCAATGCGACAGGATATCCGTATGGAGACAATCTGGTCGTGCGGGTAGCGGTAGTTTCTTAA